From Armatimonadota bacterium, the proteins below share one genomic window:
- a CDS encoding M6 family metalloprotease domain-containing protein, whose translation MFSSSKAAFSLAAALISIAAVAAPPNGNEQVPATPAFSKSIDRPSIRDFERARERRAVIEAQDSLARTGTPPAESSARLAARGRMLAKTGTDKVLVILVEFDPAHPDTYTWTPGVSTWDPLGRANGAEWTGNVADVGNAAASNRLAQVNNITGPTNYTYSGPLHNQIPAPNQYSTYIWTPDFNPQWYNDLIFGNGVKFQYTRPDGSAMNEDFTGLSVRNYYEDLSGGQYNITGTVVGWLKLPHSVYWYGADPCPGARSGIRTSWAGAIPGAGNAQSLVTDALDAVNQAYPGFDWKSYDQNGDGVIDRLWIIHAGVGEEDSTALLNATPYGEGGMWSHSSAVYPQYTVYSDATSKVVAGPYIMMPENCGISVLAHEYAHNLGAEDLYAYDRGNPSAGFWTVMCNSWTGYPLGFLPTGMDPWHLDNWGWLDPVVASDPNRVYKVQLGQASGFPGGAGVSRGVRIPLPDGRSPLPVTPEAQYEWWGGAQDLANGMMTLNAPVAVPAAGATLTARMAWDIEQSWDFLWVQVSLDGSTWTTLINPYTSSVHDPNWIGGAYGFPDDLAAAGIGGFTGRSGGWPAYTDQTFDLSAFAGKSIRLRFWYMTDWSTTGAGPFVDSVQISSGLTTLLNSQPDPSSATWAYSAPWEVNDGGQRFSHNFYLQWRNATLSGGYDRSLAEPRWDMSPVNSGLLVWYNDNFYSDNEVGHHLTDPPGFGPKGRELVVDAHPQPYRWSAYAPLYPNEAADLSSYGMMRDAPFSLNDSVPFTYGGEAFSGRPAVPDFRDAQGYYPGAEFVSLGAGYTPPRMAWCTSQWDASAVMPGKVAYGLKAPGYAPTDPLYWGLYARGAGTVGATIQSGLGYAGGTGNPGDSGAAYGWNARVLTDAPAGGTVVVWNTAVPPVTASDDRYARAVSSPLTVSAPGVLANDSGPQGWPDVASAELVYQALNGTVVLSPSGAFTYTPNAGYNGADVFTYHIRTAYGAVSNEATVFIGRRGDVNLDGTVNLADARQALQIAGGLMAPLAPDRVMVVGDLSGDGRLDVLDAVRVLRIALGKDQ comes from the coding sequence ATGTTCAGTTCCAGCAAAGCCGCGTTCTCACTGGCGGCCGCACTCATCTCGATCGCCGCCGTCGCGGCGCCTCCCAATGGGAACGAACAGGTTCCCGCCACCCCGGCGTTCTCCAAATCCATCGACCGCCCGTCTATCCGCGATTTCGAGCGTGCCCGCGAGAGACGCGCCGTTATCGAGGCGCAGGACAGTCTGGCCCGCACCGGCACTCCTCCCGCGGAGAGCTCTGCAAGATTGGCCGCGCGAGGGCGCATGCTGGCCAAAACAGGCACCGACAAGGTCCTCGTTATCCTGGTGGAATTCGACCCGGCGCACCCGGATACCTATACCTGGACGCCCGGAGTCTCCACATGGGACCCGCTCGGGAGAGCCAACGGAGCCGAATGGACCGGCAATGTCGCGGATGTCGGAAACGCCGCCGCCTCCAACAGGCTCGCCCAGGTGAACAACATCACGGGGCCCACCAACTACACCTATTCCGGACCCCTTCATAACCAGATCCCGGCGCCCAACCAGTACTCCACTTACATCTGGACCCCGGATTTTAACCCCCAGTGGTACAACGACCTCATCTTCGGGAACGGCGTGAAATTTCAGTACACGCGCCCCGACGGGTCTGCGATGAACGAGGACTTCACCGGCCTCAGCGTGCGCAATTATTACGAAGACCTTTCCGGCGGCCAGTACAACATCACCGGCACCGTGGTTGGATGGCTGAAGCTGCCGCATTCCGTTTACTGGTATGGCGCGGATCCCTGCCCCGGCGCGCGGAGTGGAATCCGCACATCGTGGGCCGGCGCTATCCCGGGAGCGGGCAACGCCCAGTCGCTGGTCACGGATGCCCTCGACGCCGTCAATCAGGCCTATCCCGGATTCGACTGGAAATCCTACGACCAGAACGGAGACGGCGTGATAGATCGCCTCTGGATCATCCATGCCGGAGTGGGCGAGGAGGATTCCACCGCGCTCCTGAACGCCACCCCGTATGGAGAAGGCGGGATGTGGTCCCACTCGTCCGCGGTTTACCCGCAGTACACCGTCTATTCGGACGCGACCTCGAAGGTCGTCGCCGGACCCTACATCATGATGCCCGAGAACTGCGGCATATCCGTGCTGGCCCACGAGTACGCCCACAACCTCGGCGCCGAGGATCTCTACGCCTATGACCGCGGCAACCCGTCGGCGGGATTCTGGACCGTGATGTGCAACAGTTGGACTGGATACCCCCTCGGGTTCCTGCCAACCGGGATGGACCCATGGCACCTGGACAACTGGGGCTGGCTGGATCCGGTGGTGGCGTCCGATCCCAATCGCGTGTACAAGGTCCAGTTGGGACAGGCCAGCGGCTTCCCCGGCGGTGCGGGCGTTTCCCGCGGCGTGCGCATCCCGCTTCCGGACGGGCGTTCACCGCTGCCGGTCACGCCCGAAGCTCAATACGAATGGTGGGGCGGGGCGCAGGATCTCGCCAACGGGATGATGACTCTGAATGCCCCGGTGGCCGTCCCCGCCGCCGGGGCCACGCTCACCGCCAGGATGGCCTGGGATATCGAACAATCGTGGGACTTCCTGTGGGTACAGGTATCATTGGATGGCAGCACGTGGACGACCCTCATCAACCCGTACACCTCCTCGGTCCACGACCCCAACTGGATCGGGGGCGCCTACGGTTTTCCGGACGACCTCGCAGCGGCCGGCATCGGTGGATTCACCGGGAGGTCGGGGGGTTGGCCTGCCTACACGGACCAGACTTTCGACCTCAGCGCCTTCGCCGGCAAGAGCATTCGCCTGAGATTCTGGTATATGACCGACTGGAGCACCACGGGCGCCGGGCCGTTTGTGGACTCCGTGCAAATCTCCTCCGGCCTCACCACGCTGCTGAATTCTCAACCTGATCCATCCTCCGCAACGTGGGCCTACAGCGCTCCGTGGGAAGTCAACGACGGGGGGCAGCGCTTCAGCCACAACTTCTATCTGCAATGGCGCAACGCCACCCTGTCGGGAGGGTACGACAGAAGCCTGGCCGAACCGCGATGGGACATGAGCCCCGTCAACTCCGGCCTGTTGGTCTGGTACAACGACAATTTCTACAGCGACAACGAAGTCGGCCATCACCTGACAGATCCACCCGGGTTTGGTCCTAAGGGCCGCGAGCTTGTTGTGGACGCCCATCCCCAGCCGTATCGCTGGTCCGCCTACGCGCCGCTGTATCCCAACGAGGCCGCGGACCTCTCCAGCTATGGCATGATGCGAGATGCGCCGTTCAGCTTGAACGACAGCGTGCCATTCACCTACGGCGGCGAGGCCTTTTCGGGCCGCCCGGCCGTGCCCGACTTCCGCGATGCCCAGGGGTACTATCCGGGCGCGGAGTTCGTCTCGCTGGGAGCGGGATATACTCCACCGAGGATGGCATGGTGTACCAGCCAGTGGGACGCTTCGGCTGTGATGCCCGGCAAAGTGGCGTACGGGCTCAAAGCCCCCGGATACGCTCCCACGGACCCGTTGTACTGGGGTCTCTACGCAAGAGGCGCCGGCACGGTGGGCGCGACGATCCAGAGCGGCTTGGGATACGCCGGTGGAACCGGTAACCCCGGCGATTCCGGCGCGGCGTATGGTTGGAACGCCAGGGTGCTCACCGATGCGCCGGCTGGAGGGACGGTGGTCGTCTGGAATACCGCTGTGCCGCCGGTGACAGCCTCGGACGACCGCTATGCGCGAGCCGTCTCATCCCCATTGACAGTGTCCGCGCCCGGCGTCCTCGCGAACGATTCCGGCCCGCAGGGGTGGCCCGATGTTGCCTCCGCAGAACTCGTCTACCAGGCTCTGAACGGGACGGTGGTTCTCTCACCGAGCGGCGCGTTCACCTACACTCCAAACGCCGGATACAACGGTGCGGATGTGTTCACATATCACATTCGAACGGCATACGGCGCCGTTTCCAACGAAGCGACCGTCTTCATCGGACGGCGCGGGGACGTGAATCTGGATGGAACGGTCAACCTCGCCGATGCGCGACAGGCGCTGCAAATAGCCGGAGGCCTGATGGCTCCACTGGCGCCGGACCGCGTGATGGTGGTGGGCGATCTCAGTGGTGACGGGCGCCTGGATGTGCTGGACGCGGTGCGCGTGCTGCGAATTGCGCTGGGAAAGGACCAATAG
- a CDS encoding DUF433 domain-containing protein encodes MSVVGRFIVSDPDVCHGKPTFRGTRIMVSQVLDQLAAGMAWETIEEEWRGAISRDAIAEAVRLAGQA; translated from the coding sequence ATGAGTGTAGTCGGTCGATTCATCGTGTCGGACCCGGACGTCTGCCACGGAAAACCCACTTTCCGGGGTACGAGGATTATGGTTTCGCAGGTTCTGGACCAGTTGGCGGCCGGCATGGCATGGGAAACCATCGAGGAGGAATGGCGCGGGGCAATAAGCCGTGACGCCATCGCCGAAGCTGTACGCCTGGCGGGACAGGCATAG
- a CDS encoding DUF2971 domain-containing protein, whose protein sequence is MMFLYKYAKANRIADLHARKIRFTQLRFLNDYWEGKALVLAVLDREKQTRDFEEMRVGTPAERAAKLGTYFQALGESPADAEERVKLFDWCLAHDPSAVEKFLDDSLEAMWVAATEAQEAHLKPLMVDSIRASVGVLSLTQNPSDNLMWSHYGDEGRGIVFEFDSADPFFTFGLDTGNPLYGLRPVDYMKGRPEIPHMEDEQQTWKRLLFTKPEVWQYEQEWRLPRFLTDGSASASDPDVVLFDLPPTTVTGVILGPRMTQGKQAEIIDSLRIDSDLSHIRILRAKLSETTYDLEIGQVA, encoded by the coding sequence ATGATGTTTCTCTATAAATACGCTAAGGCGAACCGGATCGCCGATCTCCATGCGCGGAAGATCCGCTTCACGCAATTGAGATTCCTCAACGATTATTGGGAAGGTAAAGCCCTCGTTCTCGCAGTACTCGATCGGGAGAAGCAAACCAGGGACTTCGAGGAAATGCGGGTAGGTACTCCTGCAGAACGAGCCGCCAAGCTAGGAACGTACTTTCAGGCGCTCGGGGAATCTCCAGCGGACGCAGAAGAGAGGGTCAAACTCTTTGACTGGTGCTTAGCCCATGATCCATCCGCCGTTGAGAAGTTCCTTGACGATAGCCTCGAGGCGATGTGGGTTGCGGCAACCGAGGCCCAAGAAGCACACTTGAAGCCCCTCATGGTCGATAGCATTCGTGCTAGCGTAGGGGTGCTTTCGTTAACCCAAAATCCAAGCGACAACCTGATGTGGAGCCACTATGGTGACGAAGGCCGCGGGATAGTATTCGAGTTTGACTCCGCCGATCCTTTTTTCACGTTTGGACTGGACACGGGCAATCCCCTTTATGGTTTGCGCCCAGTCGATTATATGAAAGGCAGGCCCGAAATTCCGCATATGGAAGATGAACAACAGACTTGGAAAAGGCTTCTTTTTACCAAACCTGAAGTCTGGCAATACGAGCAGGAATGGCGTCTTCCAAGGTTTCTGACCGATGGCAGCGCATCTGCAAGCGACCCGGATGTCGTCTTGTTCGATTTGCCGCCTACGACTGTTACGGGTGTGATATTGGGTCCGCGAATGACACAGGGGAAGCAGGCCGAGATCATCGATAGCCTCCGCATCGACAGTGACCTGAGCCACATTCGTATCTTGAGGGCCAAATTGAGCGAGACCACATACGACCTTGAAATTGGGCAAGTCGCATGA
- the dprA gene encoding DNA-processing protein DprA, with amino-acid sequence MELPPSKAHRLLEDFGAPEAIRDASPSDLRNAAADLHADTRQRLLAAQSQTDVSRELEALDRVGAIAIPFTSPAYPAPLKTIADPPVMLYVRGELSPDDRMAVGIVGSRRCTHYGRAVAARIAKDLADRGITIVSGLARGVDTEAHIGALKAGRTIAVLGSGVDVIYPGENRPLADEIALNGAVISEAPLGAQPDAWRFPARNRIISGLSLGIVCIEVPVASGALITATFASEQGRSIMATPGDITNGKNTGCHQLIKDGAALVETYEDVLVELGVPTHALPSAPAETLPLPLDLTDDETLLMNTLSLAPVQMEDLIAQTGLSAPRASSALMMLEIKTLVKRLPGNAYVRAGYG; translated from the coding sequence TTGGAACTACCGCCGTCCAAAGCCCACCGGCTGCTGGAAGACTTCGGTGCGCCGGAAGCCATACGCGATGCCAGTCCCTCCGACCTCAGGAACGCCGCCGCGGACCTCCATGCGGACACGCGCCAGCGCCTTCTGGCCGCACAGTCCCAGACCGACGTCTCCAGGGAACTCGAGGCCCTCGACCGCGTCGGTGCGATCGCCATCCCCTTCACCTCGCCGGCCTATCCGGCCCCGCTCAAAACCATCGCCGACCCGCCGGTGATGCTCTACGTGCGCGGCGAGCTGAGCCCGGACGATCGCATGGCGGTCGGCATCGTGGGAAGCCGGCGCTGCACGCACTACGGACGCGCCGTCGCCGCCCGCATCGCGAAGGACCTGGCGGACCGCGGCATCACAATCGTCAGCGGGCTGGCGCGTGGCGTCGATACCGAGGCCCATATCGGCGCCCTGAAGGCCGGTCGCACCATCGCCGTGCTGGGCAGCGGCGTCGACGTCATCTACCCGGGCGAGAACCGCCCGCTCGCGGACGAGATCGCCCTGAACGGCGCCGTCATCTCGGAGGCTCCGTTGGGCGCCCAGCCCGACGCGTGGCGCTTCCCGGCGCGCAACCGCATCATCAGCGGCCTCAGCCTGGGGATCGTGTGCATCGAGGTGCCGGTCGCCAGCGGCGCGCTCATCACCGCCACGTTCGCCTCCGAACAGGGACGCAGCATTATGGCCACGCCCGGCGACATCACCAACGGCAAGAACACCGGCTGCCATCAGCTCATCAAGGACGGCGCCGCGCTGGTGGAAACCTACGAGGACGTGCTGGTCGAACTCGGCGTTCCGACCCACGCTCTGCCCAGCGCCCCCGCCGAAACGCTGCCACTTCCGCTGGACCTGACCGACGACGAGACTCTGCTGATGAATACTCTGAGCCTCGCCCCGGTCCAGATGGAGGACCTCATCGCCCAAACCGGCCTCTCCGCCCCTCGCGCGTCCTCCGCGCTGATGATGCTGGAGATTAAAACACTGGTGAAGCGCCTGCCGGGCAACGCGTACGTCCGGGCAGGGTACGGGTGA
- a CDS encoding PEP-CTERM sorting domain-containing protein (PEP-CTERM proteins occur, often in large numbers, in the proteomes of bacteria that also encode an exosortase, a predicted intramembrane cysteine proteinase. The presence of a PEP-CTERM domain at a protein's C-terminus predicts cleavage within the sorting domain, followed by covalent anchoring to some some component of the (usually Gram-negative) cell surface. Many PEP-CTERM proteins exhibit an unusual sequence composition that includes large numbers of potential glycosylation sites. Expression of one such protein has been shown restore the ability of a bacterium to form floc, a type of biofilm.) — protein MKTIRLAVIFAAGAVLAAVPSGAQDYQFNSGSPDGLIATASRPDSTGRIEIESADDFIIAAPTRLTHSTFTGLITGGATSADIGNVRVEIYRVFPNDSNNPPDGRVTTRVNSPSDVALLSRDALTAGLHFHASALSGNFAAANSVLNGINPIPGEFTGGEGPVTGVETLFDVSFDVPVDLPADHYFFVPQVQVNNPNGEFMWLSAPKPIVPPGTPFTPDLQTWIRNGNLAPDWLRVGTDITHQGPFNGAFSLTGATTPTIPEPSSLLLLLSAGLPAIGTLRRRKA, from the coding sequence ATGAAAACAATACGCCTTGCGGTTATATTCGCCGCCGGCGCCGTCCTGGCGGCCGTGCCGAGCGGCGCCCAGGACTACCAGTTCAATTCCGGGAGTCCGGATGGTCTGATCGCCACGGCCTCGCGTCCTGACTCAACCGGCAGAATCGAGATCGAATCGGCGGATGACTTCATCATCGCGGCGCCGACTCGACTGACGCACAGCACATTCACCGGGCTGATCACCGGCGGCGCAACGTCCGCCGACATCGGCAATGTGCGGGTGGAGATATACCGCGTGTTCCCGAATGACTCTAACAACCCGCCCGACGGCCGCGTGACCACACGCGTCAACTCGCCCTCGGACGTCGCTTTGCTGAGCCGCGACGCGCTGACGGCGGGCCTGCATTTCCACGCATCGGCCCTCAGTGGCAATTTCGCCGCCGCCAACTCCGTCCTGAACGGCATCAACCCCATTCCCGGCGAGTTCACGGGCGGCGAGGGCCCGGTGACTGGCGTCGAGACGCTCTTCGATGTGTCCTTCGACGTGCCCGTTGATCTCCCAGCTGACCATTATTTCTTCGTCCCCCAGGTTCAAGTGAACAACCCGAACGGTGAGTTCATGTGGCTCTCGGCGCCGAAGCCCATTGTGCCGCCGGGAACGCCCTTCACCCCGGACCTCCAGACCTGGATTCGAAACGGCAACCTCGCCCCCGATTGGCTGCGGGTCGGCACGGACATTACGCATCAGGGCCCGTTCAACGGCGCCTTTTCCCTGACGGGCGCCACTACGCCCACCATCCCCGAGCCGTCGTCGCTCTTGCTGCTCCTCTCGGCCGGGCTCCCGGCCATCGGCACGCTCCGCCGCCGCAAGGCGTGA
- a CDS encoding prepilin-type N-terminal cleavage/methylation domain-containing protein, with protein sequence MKRAFTLIELLVVIAIIAILAAILFPVFARARERAKLTTCLSNFKQVGLQFKMYSDDNDQKLPYAKDPSDSTYFEGKFGKPAIPLVWNVMKPYGGSFQHWRCPSDTGYFSAYTIAIDDNGGKKAVPPRKPWYLYHGGGSYWFNTRLGVQHGTANDAGKIGPPSVDSMGSKTTATDIPLAYELGFWHTPDAGKDAGTLALKGRPISVMLDGHAQQYSSYADWRTNKYGKTDLICGTY encoded by the coding sequence ATGAAACGAGCATTCACGCTGATCGAGTTGCTGGTGGTCATCGCCATCATCGCCATTCTGGCGGCCATCCTGTTCCCGGTTTTCGCCAGAGCGCGCGAACGGGCAAAGCTGACAACGTGCCTCAGCAACTTCAAACAGGTTGGCCTCCAATTCAAGATGTACTCGGACGATAACGACCAGAAATTGCCCTACGCCAAGGATCCGTCCGATTCAACGTATTTCGAAGGCAAGTTCGGCAAGCCGGCCATCCCGCTGGTGTGGAACGTGATGAAGCCGTACGGCGGGTCATTTCAACACTGGCGCTGCCCCAGCGACACCGGGTATTTCAGCGCATACACCATCGCCATTGACGACAACGGCGGAAAGAAGGCCGTGCCACCCCGAAAACCGTGGTACCTGTATCACGGCGGCGGCAGCTACTGGTTCAATACGCGACTGGGGGTGCAGCACGGCACCGCCAACGACGCCGGCAAGATCGGCCCGCCCAGTGTGGATTCAATGGGATCCAAAACCACAGCGACCGACATTCCGCTCGCGTATGAACTCGGATTCTGGCACACCCCGGACGCGGGCAAGGACGCCGGCACCCTCGCTCTCAAGGGCCGCCCCATCTCCGTGATGCTTGATGGTCACGCTCAGCAGTATTCAAGCTACGCGGACTGGCGCACGAACAAATACGGCAAAACCGACCTCATCTGCGGAACCTATTGA
- a CDS encoding GDSL-type esterase/lipase family protein, producing the protein MPLPDLLRGAHRIVCLGDSITEQGEEPGGYVSLIRSALTDRGIDVVNAGIGGHRSNEMRARFTRDVLRHRPDLVTISCGINDVWHGFDAFHPDGSGPRRIALPAFRQNIQAIVEAAQGDRVMPVILSTTIIEEEANSKGNLILRDYNGVLEHIAAVTESRYIPLQQAFLDEIANHRRETGEIRLWLTTDGVHLNERGNALVAKLVLEGLGGGNIAIS; encoded by the coding sequence ATGCCACTTCCCGATCTTCTGCGCGGCGCGCACCGCATCGTTTGCCTCGGCGACAGCATCACCGAGCAGGGTGAAGAGCCCGGCGGTTACGTTTCCCTCATCCGAAGCGCCCTGACGGACCGCGGGATCGACGTCGTGAACGCCGGCATCGGCGGGCATCGTTCCAACGAAATGCGCGCGCGATTCACGCGTGATGTGCTGCGCCACCGGCCGGACCTGGTGACTATCTCCTGCGGAATCAACGACGTATGGCACGGATTCGACGCGTTTCATCCCGATGGCAGCGGTCCTCGGCGTATCGCGCTTCCGGCGTTCCGTCAGAACATACAGGCAATCGTCGAGGCCGCGCAAGGCGATCGCGTGATGCCGGTCATCCTCTCCACCACGATCATCGAGGAGGAAGCCAACAGCAAGGGCAACCTCATCCTGCGCGACTACAACGGGGTGCTGGAGCATATCGCCGCGGTGACCGAAAGCCGCTACATCCCATTGCAGCAGGCCTTTCTGGACGAGATCGCCAACCACCGTCGCGAAACCGGCGAGATCCGGCTTTGGCTCACCACGGACGGCGTCCACCTCAACGAACGCGGCAACGCACTGGTGGCGAAGCTGGTTCTGGAAGGGCTTGGGGGCGGGAACATAGCCATTTCGTAA
- a CDS encoding RICIN domain-containing protein has protein sequence MSPKLFISISAVVALSIAGYAQARAAETGFAIQNVLTGKNLRPFDAGSSDGNKIVLYDHSNWKCMTWKFEKVSADTFQLRNLFTAKTIQPTSTPKAGVALVQQPLKKGAPQLWEFLKQPGGTYLIRLKGTALFVSTSSDKTNSAIVLDTRRKDKSQVWRTIEQSPLM, from the coding sequence ATGTCCCCGAAGCTTTTCATCTCTATCAGCGCTGTTGTAGCGCTATCGATTGCCGGGTATGCCCAGGCCAGGGCAGCAGAAACCGGTTTCGCGATTCAGAACGTGTTGACCGGTAAGAACCTCCGGCCCTTTGATGCCGGTTCGAGCGACGGCAACAAGATCGTTCTGTATGATCACAGCAATTGGAAGTGCATGACGTGGAAGTTCGAGAAGGTTTCGGCCGATACCTTCCAACTGAGGAACCTCTTCACGGCGAAGACCATTCAGCCGACTTCAACGCCTAAGGCAGGGGTTGCACTAGTACAACAGCCTCTGAAGAAGGGTGCGCCCCAACTGTGGGAGTTCCTCAAGCAGCCTGGCGGAACGTACCTGATTCGCCTCAAGGGGACCGCGCTGTTCGTCTCGACCTCGTCCGACAAGACCAATTCGGCCATCGTTCTCGACACCAGGCGAAAGGACAAGAGCCAGGTGTGGCGAACGATAGAACAGAGCCCCCTAATGTAG